The stretch of DNA AGACATTGTAAAAGCTTTAGCGGCAGGTGGACACGTTGTTATGCTCGGAAGTTTACTAGCAGGAACTTCAGAAAGTCCTGGAGAAACTGAAATCTTCCAAGGTCGTCGATTCAAAGTATATCGTGGAATGGGTTCAATTGGGGCGATGGAAAAAGGCTCGAAAGACCGTTATTTCCAAGATGATGCTAAAAAGTTAGTACCTGAAGGAATTGAAGGTCGTCTTCCTTATAAAGGACCACTTTCAGATACAATCCATCAATTGATGGGTGGTATTCGTGCAGGTATGGGATACTGTGGAACGAAAGATTTACAAGATTTACGCGAGAATTCACAGTTCATCAAAATGACGGGTGCAGGGTTGATTGAAAGCCATCCGCATGACGTGCAAATTACGAAAGAATCTCCAAATTACTCTATCTAATTAAATAACGGAACTTTAGCACCTATCTGCCGTCTATATTTTAGGCAGATTGGGTGCTTTTTTTTCAGAACGTCCCGTATGCCAGATTTTTGTGATAAAATGAGCAAGGGAAAATTAAAAAAGAGAATGGCGGAGGTTCTGAAGTGAAAAGTGCAGTGAGCAAGGCGCTAGTGCGCTGGTTACTCCTTCCGATTCTGATGGTAAGTATGGTTGTAACGCAACCGGCTTCTACAGATGCTGAAGAGAGTCTGAATTTATTGGTTGACGGTGCTATATTAATTGACGCGGATACAGGAAAAATATTATACGAACAAAATGCAGATACAGCTTTAGGTATAGCAAGTATGACGAAAATGATGACTGAGTACTTATTATTTGAAGCGATTGAAAACGGACAAGTTACTTGGGATCAACAATATTCAGTAACAGATTACACATGGAAGATTTCACAAGATCGTGTATTGAGTAACGTGCCTCTTCGTCGTGATGGGTCATACTCTATCAAGGAATTATATGAAGCAATGGCGATTTATTCAGCCAATGCAGCAACCATTGCCATCGCTGAAACGATTGCAGGTACGGAATCAGAATTCGTCAACATGATGAACAAGAAAGCCGAAGAGATGGGATTGGAAGGATATAAATTCGTCAACTCTACTGGGTTGAGCAATTCTGATCTACAAGGCATGCACCCTCAAGGCACTGGACCTCAGGATGAAAACGTTATGCCTGCAAAGTCTGTTGCGAAACTTGCTTACCATTTGTTGAAAGATTACCCGGAAGTGCTTGAAACGACGAGCATTCCACGAAAAGTTTTCCGTGAAGGCACAGACGACGCCATCAACATGGAAAACTGGAACTTCATGCTTCCAGGATTGGTGTATGAATACAAGGGTGCTAAAGTAGACGGGCTGAAAACCGGTACAACGAATTTTGCCGGCCACTGTTTCACTGGTACAGTTGAAAAAGATGGAATGCGTGTGATTGCGGTTGTCATGAAGGCAGTAGACAGCAAAGGCGAGGGTTCTTACAAAGCACGATTTGACGCTGCTCGTGCATTGTTTGATTATGGGTTCTCGCAATTTGCAAAAGAAGAAGTTTTACCTGCAGGGTATGTATTTAAAGACCAAAAAGATATCCCTGTAATTAAAGGGAAAGAAGACCAAGTCGGCATTACAGTAAAAGAGCCGATTGAAATGGTCATTAAATCAAGCGAAAAAGATTTATACAAGCCCAAATTGGTGCTTGATGAGAAGAAAATGAAAGATGGTTCTTTGGAAGCTGCGATTAAGAAGGATGAAGTAATTGGTCATGTGGAAATTGTAAAGTCTGAAGGGTCAGATTACGGGTACATCACAGGCGCATCAAATTCTTCTGATGTTGTAACAACTGAAGCCGTTGAACGTGCAAGTTGGTTCTCTTTAGGCTTACAAGGTGTTGGTCATTTCTTCGGCAAACTATGGAATGGTGCTTCTGACTTTGTCGGTGGATTATTCTAAGCAAAAAACAAATCAAAACCGTGATTCCTTCAATTGAAGAAATCACGGTTTTTTTATGCTTTCTTTATATGCCAAGCTTTCATTAAGGCCTCTATTGCTGGTCCAAATGCTTCTTCTTCAAAACCACCGAAACCAATCAGCACTTGGGGGTTGGAGGGGATATTTTCGGTTGGATGATGGTAGTCGGACAAGGCGTATACCCGAATGTCTTGCTGTTTGGCAAGTTCAACTAACTCGCGATCAGACGATTCGCTATCAATCGTTAAAACGATGTGCATGCCTGCTTGCTCGCCTGAAATTTGAACTGTAGGTTTATACGCGTCCAATGCTTGCGTTAACTTCTCCAATTTTTTACGGTATAACTTTCTCATACGATTCAAGTGCTTTGAAAAATGGCCGTCTCTCATGAACTGCGCAAGAACATGTTGATCGAGTCTCGGCACCGTTGATGAATAATACGGAAATGTTTGCCGATACGCTTGCAGTAAGTGCATTGGTAACACAAAATAGGCAATGCGTAGGGAAGGCATAAGTGATTTTGAAAAGGTACTGATGTAAATGACGCGTTCTCGCTGATCCATTCCCTGAAGAGATGGGATTGGTTTACCAACGTAGCGGAATTCACTGTCATAGTCATCTTCGATAATATAGCGCCCTTCTTTGGCAGAAGCCCAGTTAAGTAATTGAACCCGTCTGGAAGCGGAGAGAATCGCCCCGGTAGGGAATTGGTGGGAAGGCGTCACATAGGCAACGTTTGCAGGTTTCTTATCCAATTCTGCTACTTGCATACCATCTTCATCGACAGGAACGGCCAAAGTTTTCCGATCGTTATTGTCAAAAATATGGTGGGTCATCGGATAGCCCGGGTTTTCAATGGCGAAGACGGATTGTTTCCCGAGTAAACGGATCAAAAGTGGCATCAGCTGTTCGGTTCCTGAACCTATCACTACTTGTTGTGCTGTACAACGAACACCACGAGAGGAGTATAAATAACTCGCAATTTCCTGTCTTAACTCCACATCCCCTTGAGGGTGACCGAGTAGCAATAAATCCCGAGACGTTTCATCTAACACTTCTTTTGCATACTTTCGCCATTGATTGAAAGGGAAAGCAGAAGTGTCAATACGACCCGAGTTAAAATCAATACTGTAGACGTGTTTCAACGATTCCGATTGCTCATGTTCCATACGTGTTTCATCTACATAAGCAAGCTCTTCCACTTGTTCTACGTAATATCCACTCCGCGCAACAGCTTTAATAAAACCTTCAGCAACCAGCTGTCCATAGGCGAGTTCAATTGTTGTTTGACTGATAGCTAGAAACTCCGACAGTTGTCTTTTAGAAGGCAACTTAGTGCCGACCTCTAAGTCACCCCGAATGATTGCTTCCTTCATTTCATGATAAAGCTGCTCATATAGAGGTGTTGGTGAGGATTTATCTACTTGATTGAGCCAA from Paenisporosarcina sp. FSL H8-0542 encodes:
- a CDS encoding serine hydrolase codes for the protein MKSAVSKALVRWLLLPILMVSMVVTQPASTDAEESLNLLVDGAILIDADTGKILYEQNADTALGIASMTKMMTEYLLFEAIENGQVTWDQQYSVTDYTWKISQDRVLSNVPLRRDGSYSIKELYEAMAIYSANAATIAIAETIAGTESEFVNMMNKKAEEMGLEGYKFVNSTGLSNSDLQGMHPQGTGPQDENVMPAKSVAKLAYHLLKDYPEVLETTSIPRKVFREGTDDAINMENWNFMLPGLVYEYKGAKVDGLKTGTTNFAGHCFTGTVEKDGMRVIAVVMKAVDSKGEGSYKARFDAARALFDYGFSQFAKEEVLPAGYVFKDQKDIPVIKGKEDQVGITVKEPIEMVIKSSEKDLYKPKLVLDEKKMKDGSLEAAIKKDEVIGHVEIVKSEGSDYGYITGASNSSDVVTTEAVERASWFSLGLQGVGHFFGKLWNGASDFVGGLF
- a CDS encoding PLP-dependent aminotransferase family protein, which encodes MDIWLNQVDKSSPTPLYEQLYHEMKEAIIRGDLEVGTKLPSKRQLSEFLAISQTTIELAYGQLVAEGFIKAVARSGYYVEQVEELAYVDETRMEHEQSESLKHVYSIDFNSGRIDTSAFPFNQWRKYAKEVLDETSRDLLLLGHPQGDVELRQEIASYLYSSRGVRCTAQQVVIGSGTEQLMPLLIRLLGKQSVFAIENPGYPMTHHIFDNNDRKTLAVPVDEDGMQVAELDKKPANVAYVTPSHQFPTGAILSASRRVQLLNWASAKEGRYIIEDDYDSEFRYVGKPIPSLQGMDQRERVIYISTFSKSLMPSLRIAYFVLPMHLLQAYRQTFPYYSSTVPRLDQHVLAQFMRDGHFSKHLNRMRKLYRKKLEKLTQALDAYKPTVQISGEQAGMHIVLTIDSESSDRELVELAKQQDIRVYALSDYHHPTENIPSNPQVLIGFGGFEEEAFGPAIEALMKAWHIKKA